The proteins below are encoded in one region of Ferroplasma acidiphilum:
- a CDS encoding cation transporter has translation MTKTIELRVYGMTCDDCVEHVSSGLKNANGVNDASVSLKDGMAVVRTIDKTNPYDLIKLDVFKGQYRAQVRSVKND, from the coding sequence ATGACAAAAACAATCGAACTGAGGGTATACGGTATGACATGCGACGATTGTGTGGAGCATGTTTCCAGCGGTTTAAAGAATGCAAACGGTGTAAATGACGCCTCCGTTTCACTTAAGGATGGTATGGCAGTTGTCAGAACTATAGATAAAACGAATCCCTATGATCTCATAAAACTGGATGTCTTTAAGGGCCAGTACAGGGCACAGGTAAGGAGTGTTAAAAATGACTGA
- a CDS encoding glycosyltransferase family A protein: MVDASVVIFDYDRKEFIKDTIKSIVSNIGNHNIEILVIKSYEDGEIDEFLKNNNVKFVTLLDNKSQSDYIKCAVKESLGEILMFHDDDDQFANDKIGYVCNLFNQHEDLGYYHNNFNTIDQEGNAVYNRNYKTPEFASLYIKNSEKTLYFNKKIKLINYIRPDFNATSICIRKSIITDFHKNFEFNVRPDTFLLIMALLSDLSLFFDNKVLTHYRLYGDNVSTSYNAPVTKMRKTFMKAFLEGTKIFSYYLNFLEDTPYSYYLQLRIINLKLAYNFWALKRKYKITHSELKIIFQADLLHESEYYIISILPARLKLLVMRLAYNAIKD, translated from the coding sequence ATGGTAGATGCCTCTGTTGTAATATTTGATTATGATAGAAAGGAGTTCATTAAAGATACTATTAAGTCCATAGTCTCTAATATAGGCAATCATAATATTGAAATTTTAGTAATTAAAAGTTACGAAGATGGAGAAATAGATGAATTTTTAAAAAATAATAACGTTAAATTTGTTACACTTTTAGATAACAAAAGCCAGAGCGATTACATTAAGTGTGCTGTTAAAGAATCGCTAGGAGAAATATTGATGTTTCACGATGATGACGACCAATTTGCCAACGACAAAATAGGTTATGTATGTAATTTATTCAATCAACATGAAGACCTCGGGTATTACCATAATAATTTTAATACCATAGACCAGGAAGGAAATGCTGTTTATAATAGAAATTATAAAACACCTGAGTTTGCATCTTTATACATTAAAAATTCTGAAAAAACACTGTATTTTAATAAAAAAATTAAATTAATAAACTACATTAGACCAGATTTTAATGCTACCTCTATCTGCATTAGAAAGTCTATCATAACAGATTTTCACAAAAACTTTGAATTTAATGTAAGGCCAGACACATTTCTATTGATCATGGCACTGCTCTCTGATTTATCACTTTTTTTCGATAATAAAGTGCTTACACATTACAGGTTATATGGAGATAATGTGAGTACTTCATACAATGCACCTGTAACTAAAATGCGTAAAACGTTCATGAAGGCGTTTTTGGAAGGAACTAAAATTTTTTCCTATTACTTGAATTTTTTAGAAGATACGCCATATTCCTATTACCTGCAATTGCGCATAATTAATCTGAAACTGGCTTACAATTTCTGGGCGCTGAAGAGAAAATATAAAATTACCCATTCGGAATTAAAAATTATTTTCCAGGCAGATTTGCTACATGAATCTGAATACTATATAATATCAATATTGCCCGCTAGATTGAAATTATTAGTGATGAGGTTAGCTTATAATGCTATTAAGGATTGA